In Sphaerospermopsis torques-reginae ITEP-024, the genomic window TGTCGATCAATTGAGTAAGCTATCGCTTGGCGAAATTCCACAGTATTAAACCAACGTGATTTAATGGGATCTACCAGAGGCTTACCATTTCGTTTACCTTTATTCAAATTGAAAGAAATGAAACTTGTACTTGCGGAAAGACCACCATTATAAATTTGGAAATTACCTTGTTTTTCTTGCACCTTCAGCAAAGAGAAATAATCAGGTGTCACCCCTACAGCATCTAAACCACCAGAGCGAAATTGCAGTAAAGATGTATCTGTAGATTCAACGATTTGCCAAATAATACGCTCAATATAAGGTTGGGATTGACCTTGAGCATCTTTACGCCAATAATAGGGATTACGACGGAAAATTATCCGTTGACTGGTATCGTAACGTTCTAGTTTATAAGGTCCATTAACAATAATTTGCTCAGGTGGAGTATCCACACCCCACATTGTCAGAAATTTCGGTTTACCATCTTGATCTTTTGTTTTTACTGATTCTCTTAATACATGAGCAGGTAAAATAGCAGCACCACCACTTTGTAAGAAAGGTCTAAAAGGTTCGGGTACACTAAATTCTACTCTTCTATTATCAACTTTTCTCACAGTTGGTAATTTGCGTTCTTTACCAATTCTCAACATATCTCTCACATCAGTGGGTATGTCTTCATTCAGATAAATATCGTTATAGGTAAAGACGACATCATCAACGGTTAATGGTTTACCATCTGACCATTTTAAATTATCCTTTAAAGTGAAGGTAATTTTGAGTTTATCTTCGGAAACTTCCCAGGATTCTGCTAAATTTGGTTCTAGTTCACCAGTGAGAGGATTTTGACTCAGTAATCCTTCATAAGTATAACCGAAAATATTAGGAGATTCGGAACTAAGAGGATAGTTAAATGTTTTGGGATCGCTGAGTATACTGGTGACTAATTGTGGTACTTTTTGAGTTGCATTACTTCTGAAGTTGCTGGGGTTACAACCTGTGACTGATAATGCTGTAAATGAGAGGATAGTGATGAGTAATAAAAGGCGTTTTGTGTGATTGATAATGTTTTTAGTAAATGCCATAATTTCACTAATAGAAATATTATTTAAGTTGATGGAACTAGAATGAAACCAGTTGAGACAATGCTGTGTTATTGTCAAAATATATTCCCTAATGTTATTCATCATTTAGTAAACCTGTTTCTCCCTTTTTTAGCTTTGCTAATAAACCTATTTTTCCTAATTCTTCAGATGCAGGTGGTATTTCTGATTTCCAGTGATAATTCAAATCTCTTAACCAAGATACTATCACGGTTTTCAAATAGAACTTAAATATTTTTTTATCGCAAAATTCTGAATCATAATGGCTGAGAATTTTTCCTGTATTTAATGATATTTCTGGTTTGAGAAATAAACCATTAGTAGATTTAAAAATATTGATTTCTGTTAAATTTGCTGATATAGCAAATCTAGGGTTTTCCTGAGAGTTTTGTAAATATAGGTTGCTGACTTTTGATAAATTATTTTCATGATTGTCTAGATTTTCTTGGATTTTGACATCTGCTAATAATGCAATTTGCTGATTTGGATCTAAAACAATAATATCTGGAGAAGGTAGTTGAAATAAACTTTCTATTTTTTCTGGTGAATTAACTTGATTATTCCAAATATTAGAAATTAGTCTGATTTTAACTAATTCTTCTGGTTTATCTAAACTAAACATTTTACCATTCTCCTATTAACTAATCACCTGCTACCAACAAAACTACAGCATAGGCACAAATACCTTCTTCTCTACCTGTTGGACCCAATTTTTCATTAGTAGTAGCTTTGACACCAACTTGATTGGGTGCTAATTCTAAAACTGCTGCTAATTTATCTCGCATTGTAGCAATATGAGGTTTTAATTTTGGACGTTCTGCAACAACGACGGAATCAATATTGCCGATTTTCCAACCTTGATCAATGATTAACTGATTAACTTGTTTTAAGAGTACAAGACTATCAGCGCCTTTCCATTGGGGATCACTGGGGGGGAAATAATGGCCAATATCCCCTAAAGATAAAGCGCCTAACATAGCGTCCATAATCGCATGAGTGAGGACATCAGCATCACTGTGTCCTAACAAACCGAGTTCATGAGGAATGTGAACACCGCCTAAAATTAAAGGGCGATCGCTCACCAATCTGTGAATATCGTAGCCGTTACCAATTCTGATGTTCATAAAAAAAAAATAGAAGTTCAGGAGTTCAGGAGATCAAGGAGTCAGGAGTCAGGAGTTATTTATTTTGGATTTTGGATTTTGGATTTTGGATTGTTTTTGTGAACTCCAATCTAAGAGGATGTTTTAAAAGTCGCTGATGGTGTATCAAATATTTATAGATCCCCCTAAATCCCCTTGAAAAGGGGGACTTTGACTCTAGTTCCCCCCTTTTTAATGGGGGTTAGGGGGGAATGGCTACGCCACGCTTCGCTATCATGAAGTGCCTAAAATCACGATCCAAAACTTTTCAAACACCCTCTAAAATCTAAAATCTAAAATCTAAAATCTAAAATTTTCTTCACCAGTCACCAGTGACCAGTCACCAGTCACCAGTCCCCTGTTCCCTTTCCTGTTGCCATTTTTCCAGTAAATCGGGACGACGGGAAGCGGTGCGTTGAATTTGTTGTTGAAAACGCCATTTGGCAATTTCCGCATGATTACCACTGAGTAGCACATCTGGGACTTTCCAACCACGAAAATTAGCAGGACGGGTATACTGGGGAAAATCTAATAAACCTTCCTCAAAACTTTCAGCCTTGAGAGATTCTACCTTACCCACCGTCCCTGGTAGTAAGCGCACAACGCCATTTAATAACGCCATAGCCGGAATTTCGCCACCGGTGAGGATAAAATCACCCAAAGACACTTCACGAGTGACTAAATTTAGCACTCTTTCATCTACCCCTTCATAATGTCCACAAATCACCACCAATTGGTCATAATTTGTTGCTAATTCTCGCAGCAGGGGCTGATTTATTGTTTCACCTTGGGGACTCATCAAAATTACCTCTCGACGCGGTAAAATCGGCAATGATTCCACAGAGGCAAAAATCGGTTCAGGTTTCATGAGCATCCCCACACCGCCGCCGTAGGGTTCATCATCGACCTTCCGATGTTTATCAGTGGTAAAATCCCTGGGATTAACTAAATTGACTTGAGCAATTTGCCTGGCTAGGGCTTTACCCAAAAGACCAGAACCCAGAACAGAGCTAAAACTATCAGGAAAAAGCGTAACTATATCAAAACGCACAGTAATTCGTATTTAATAACACTAAGATGGGATTGGAACATTTAACCTAAATTGCCAAGGAGTCAGGAGGCAGAAGGCAGAAGGCAGAAGGCAGAAGGCAGGAGGCAGGGAAGAAAAGAGTTATTTAATTTTGACTTTTGACTTTTGACTTTTGACTTGATACCTCCCCATCTCCCCATCTTTCGCCGTTCAGAGTGATCTGAAAGTCAGGAGGAGGTAAAACTGGAGATAAACCGGAACAACAGTATCTAAAAGTACCAGAATTCTTGGCTCTTTGGTGTGGCAAAAGTTTTTCTAATTACTTAATTTATGTTTAAATATTGTCACAACTAAATTTAAATTAATAATCCCACCAAAGTTAACAACTTCCAGGATGTATCGAGCCAGCCTCAGAAAAGAGAATGTCAAGACCTGCTTTAGCCCCCAATCCCAAGTAAACCTAGCCTGAAAGCACTATTTTGTTTTGTTGTTTTGACTTTGTTTTGCCAGTCTGAAATAAATACAAAGGTGAAAAGCAAGGCGTTGGCGATGAGGAACAGTGACGGACATGACAGAATTTAGACTTCATGTGCGTTTAAGGAAAAGTTGGAGAGTCAAATTTAGCCACTCTAAACTGATCAAAAGATTCCTCTCAAGAAAAGCAAAGGGCGAAAATAAACGGGTGACTAAACCTGATCAAATTCACACGCCATTCGCCACAAGCCGGGGAAACCGTTAAAGGCGATGGCTCCTGAAGTTGTTGACCACAGAAACACAATGCAGCAATTAAAAGCTAAATCGCTGGAAATGAGGACACCCCAAGCAACTAAAACCGCCGTTCTAGTTATCGGAGGCGCAGAAGACAAAGTTCACGGACGCGAAATCCTGCGGACTTTTGTTGCTCGTGCTGGTGCTAGTAAGGCATATATTACAATTGTTCCATCTGCCTCCCGCGAACCAGCCATCATTGGTGGTCGGTATATTCGCATTTTTGAAGAAATGGGTGCGGAAAAAGTTGAGATTTTAGACATTCGTGAACGTGAACAATGCGAAAACTCTCAAATTAAAGCATCCTTAGAAGCCTGTACCGGGGTCTTTTTAACCGGGGGCGACCAACTGCGCCTTTGTGGAGTTCTGTCAGATACACCAGCAATGGATATTATCCGCCAGCGGGTGCGAGCAGGACAACTGACTCTAGCAGGAACGAGTGCGGGGGCAGCAGTTATGGGACATCACATGATTGCAGGTGGAGGCAGTGGGGAAACGCCCAATCGTTCCCTGGTTGATATGGCCACAGGTTTAGGATTTATTCCTGAAGTGATTGTCGATCAACACTTTCACAACCGCAATCGGATGGGAAGATTGATTAGTGCGATCGCAGCCCATCCAGATCGCCTTGGTATTGGCATTGATGAAGATACTTGTGCTGTGTTTGAACGTGACGGTTGGTTACAAGTATTAGGTAAAGGTAGCGTCACAATTGTTGATCCTACAGAACTCACCCATACTAACGAACCCCATGTCAGTGCCAACGAACCCCTGACTGTACATAATTTACGTCTACATATCCTCAGTTACGGAGATCGCTTCCATCTTTACCAACGTACTGTTTTACCCGCTGTGCATCGGATCTCCAGCTGACGGGATAGAGTATCTGAGGTTACACTGGTTGACCGCGCATTTATTTGT contains:
- the trmD gene encoding tRNA (guanosine(37)-N1)-methyltransferase TrmD, yielding MRFDIVTLFPDSFSSVLGSGLLGKALARQIAQVNLVNPRDFTTDKHRKVDDEPYGGGVGMLMKPEPIFASVESLPILPRREVILMSPQGETINQPLLRELATNYDQLVVICGHYEGVDERVLNLVTREVSLGDFILTGGEIPAMALLNGVVRLLPGTVGKVESLKAESFEEGLLDFPQYTRPANFRGWKVPDVLLSGNHAEIAKWRFQQQIQRTASRRPDLLEKWQQEREQGTGDW
- the ispF gene encoding 2-C-methyl-D-erythritol 2,4-cyclodiphosphate synthase codes for the protein MNIRIGNGYDIHRLVSDRPLILGGVHIPHELGLLGHSDADVLTHAIMDAMLGALSLGDIGHYFPPSDPQWKGADSLVLLKQVNQLIIDQGWKIGNIDSVVVAERPKLKPHIATMRDKLAAVLELAPNQVGVKATTNEKLGPTGREEGICAYAVVLLVAGD
- a CDS encoding cyanophycinase produces the protein MQQLKAKSLEMRTPQATKTAVLVIGGAEDKVHGREILRTFVARAGASKAYITIVPSASREPAIIGGRYIRIFEEMGAEKVEILDIREREQCENSQIKASLEACTGVFLTGGDQLRLCGVLSDTPAMDIIRQRVRAGQLTLAGTSAGAAVMGHHMIAGGGSGETPNRSLVDMATGLGFIPEVIVDQHFHNRNRMGRLISAIAAHPDRLGIGIDEDTCAVFERDGWLQVLGKGSVTIVDPTELTHTNEPHVSANEPLTVHNLRLHILSYGDRFHLYQRTVLPAVHRISS
- a CDS encoding ABC transporter substrate-binding protein, whose protein sequence is MAFTKNIINHTKRLLLLITILSFTALSVTGCNPSNFRSNATQKVPQLVTSILSDPKTFNYPLSSESPNIFGYTYEGLLSQNPLTGELEPNLAESWEVSEDKLKITFTLKDNLKWSDGKPLTVDDVVFTYNDIYLNEDIPTDVRDMLRIGKERKLPTVRKVDNRRVEFSVPEPFRPFLQSGGAAILPAHVLRESVKTKDQDGKPKFLTMWGVDTPPEQIIVNGPYKLERYDTSQRIIFRRNPYYWRKDAQGQSQPYIERIIWQIVESTDTSLLQFRSGGLDAVGVTPDYFSLLKVQEKQGNFQIYNGGLSASTSFISFNLNKGKRNGKPLVDPIKSRWFNTVEFRQAIAYSIDRQTMINNTFRGLGQMQNSPISVQSPYYLSPEQGLKVYNYNPEKAKELLLKAGFKYNAQNQLEDPQGNRVRFALLTNAGNKIREAMGSQIKQDLSKIGIQVDFTPLAWNTFLDKLSNTLDWEASLLGLTGGLEPNDGANVWSPQGGLHMFNQKPQPGQKPIQGWEVAPWEAKIHQLYIQGAQEFDEAKVKEIYAESQKITQENLPFIYLVNPYSLGAVRNKFAGIKYSALGGAFWNIYELKILK